The following are encoded together in the Fusobacterium varium genome:
- the scpB gene encoding SMC-Scp complex subunit ScpB: MSIQNKIEAILLLGGDEIKIKDLCKFFSLSIDEIMPIIDELKRARKDSGINIEINGDLVYLVTNPIYGEVVNEFFEHEAKPKKLSVASLETLSIIAYRQPITKSEIEAIRGVSVDRIIQNLEEKKFVRVCGKKEGTGRANLYEVTEKFLTYIGLSSITELPNYIDIKGRIEENGRDEDK, from the coding sequence ATGAGTATTCAAAATAAAATAGAGGCTATTCTTCTACTTGGGGGAGATGAGATAAAGATAAAGGATCTTTGTAAATTCTTTTCTCTTTCAATAGATGAGATTATGCCAATAATTGATGAGTTAAAAAGAGCTAGAAAAGATAGTGGAATAAATATAGAGATCAATGGTGATTTAGTTTATTTAGTAACTAATCCTATATATGGAGAGGTTGTCAATGAGTTTTTTGAACATGAAGCTAAGCCTAAAAAACTTTCTGTTGCATCATTGGAGACACTATCAATTATAGCTTATAGACAACCAATTACTAAAAGTGAAATAGAAGCTATTAGAGGAGTTTCAGTAGATAGAATTATACAAAACCTAGAGGAGAAAAAATTTGTAAGAGTTTGTGGAAAAAAAGAGGGAACTGGTAGAGCTAATCTCTATGAAGTTACAGAAAAATTCCTAACATATATAGGTTTATCTTCTATTACTGAACTACCAAACTATATTGATATAAAAGGGAGAATTGAAGAAAATGGAAGAGATGAGGATAAATAA